In a single window of the Pseudodesulfovibrio profundus genome:
- a CDS encoding glycosyltransferase family 4 protein: MKVMFLVPHGTRRSQARYRVSPLVRYWSEKGIDAFWKEMPQGLYARYSFFSRLPHADVVVVHRELLSSYELGIVRRLSRKLVFDCADAVWALPAAGQGIMASRNRLERGFQRMCQGADVCVVDNKALAEEAAKYQDQVHVVTTPIDVEHFVPGNGGKNGGPTLVGWCGNCDNQSYAEQVMGTLTPLTGSVQFSILSKEPYAGPAREYAMWTSWTPGREVSHLQAMDIGLVPVPSDNNGQVGNGIEALKLMSLGLPVIASDVGVHAEMIDHGVDGYLVRDEGDWAKYVKVLADQPDLRRRMGEQARKKMVEHHALDIIAPQLRRVLGV; the protein is encoded by the coding sequence ATGAAGGTCATGTTTCTGGTCCCGCACGGGACACGTCGCTCTCAGGCGCGGTATCGCGTTTCGCCCCTCGTCCGCTATTGGTCCGAGAAGGGGATTGATGCATTCTGGAAAGAAATGCCGCAAGGCCTGTATGCGCGGTATTCTTTCTTCAGCCGACTGCCGCATGCAGATGTGGTGGTCGTGCATCGTGAGCTATTGTCTTCCTACGAACTTGGCATAGTACGTCGATTGAGCAGGAAGCTGGTATTCGACTGTGCTGATGCTGTCTGGGCGCTTCCGGCTGCCGGTCAGGGGATCATGGCGTCGCGGAATCGATTGGAGCGCGGTTTTCAGCGGATGTGCCAGGGGGCGGATGTTTGTGTTGTAGACAACAAGGCATTGGCCGAAGAAGCTGCCAAATACCAGGATCAGGTGCACGTCGTCACAACCCCAATCGATGTGGAGCATTTTGTTCCGGGGAATGGTGGCAAGAACGGCGGACCGACACTGGTGGGCTGGTGCGGTAATTGTGACAATCAATCCTATGCCGAGCAGGTAATGGGAACGCTGACGCCGCTGACTGGAAGTGTGCAGTTCTCGATTCTGTCAAAAGAGCCGTATGCCGGTCCAGCCCGTGAATACGCCATGTGGACGTCGTGGACTCCGGGGCGTGAAGTCAGCCATCTCCAGGCCATGGATATCGGCCTCGTGCCGGTTCCATCAGATAACAACGGACAGGTCGGAAATGGTATCGAGGCTCTGAAGCTCATGTCCCTCGGGCTGCCTGTGATTGCATCCGATGTAGGCGTTCATGCCGAAATGATCGATCATGGTGTCGATGGATATCTTGTGCGGGATGAAGGGGATTGGGCAAAGTATGTCAAGGTTCTCGCTGACCAGCCCGATCTGCGCCGTCGTATGGGCGAACAGGCCCGAAAGAAAATGGTTGAACACCACGCTCTCGATATTATTGCCCCGCAACTGCGGCGTGTGCTCGGGGTGTAG
- a CDS encoding glycosyltransferase family 4 protein, with the protein MTKPTHTSRIAVTMPRLSQYGGAESFAWRLSAALAQRGHEVDFICGRCEGNAPEGVNPVVVGRFGGTRLIKLLWFTFMCARKQKQGGYDLVFGMANSPDQDILRIGGGPISVFWQLSKQAWPAGAARSFKMLRRRLNPTNWVMHKLDNLRMRRTKKVVAVSHFVRDLILQAHPYRTPESIEVIYNRPDLSKFSQPTDEERAALRQQAGIEQGRVVIGTAATNFALKGVRQLITALADLPEHFELHIAGGRRPDKYIRLAQKLGVEDRVRFLGKVDDMASFYRRIDIFILATFYDACSNAVLEALACGCRVASSARNGSAYFLPDSHVFPDPADVPAMTALLRKMEKEERPVEFQWPSDVPSGIDPFISIIESMVSK; encoded by the coding sequence ATGACGAAACCGACACACACATCGCGCATAGCCGTGACCATGCCACGCCTGAGTCAGTATGGCGGGGCAGAGTCCTTTGCCTGGCGTCTGTCCGCAGCGCTGGCCCAGCGCGGTCATGAAGTCGATTTTATTTGTGGGCGGTGCGAAGGCAATGCGCCCGAAGGGGTCAATCCGGTGGTGGTTGGCCGGTTCGGCGGTACTCGGCTGATCAAGCTTCTATGGTTCACTTTCATGTGCGCCCGGAAGCAGAAGCAGGGTGGATATGATCTGGTGTTCGGCATGGCCAACTCGCCCGATCAGGATATTTTACGCATCGGGGGCGGGCCGATTTCCGTCTTCTGGCAGTTGTCCAAGCAGGCATGGCCCGCAGGAGCAGCACGTTCATTCAAGATGCTGCGGCGGCGGCTCAATCCTACCAACTGGGTGATGCATAAGCTGGACAATCTGCGTATGCGGCGTACCAAAAAAGTGGTGGCCGTGTCGCATTTTGTGCGCGATCTCATTTTACAGGCGCATCCCTATCGGACGCCGGAGTCCATCGAAGTCATTTATAATCGCCCGGACCTGTCCAAATTCTCTCAGCCCACGGATGAGGAGCGAGCCGCCTTGCGTCAGCAGGCCGGAATTGAGCAGGGGCGTGTCGTCATAGGTACAGCCGCCACCAATTTCGCTCTCAAGGGAGTGCGGCAGTTGATTACTGCATTGGCGGACTTGCCCGAACACTTCGAGCTTCACATTGCCGGAGGTCGACGCCCGGATAAGTATATCCGGCTCGCGCAGAAGCTGGGTGTCGAAGATCGCGTCCGTTTCCTGGGCAAGGTCGATGACATGGCGTCGTTTTATCGTCGGATAGATATTTTCATCCTTGCCACGTTCTATGATGCCTGTTCCAATGCCGTGCTTGAAGCGTTGGCATGTGGCTGTCGGGTGGCTTCGAGTGCCCGCAATGGAAGTGCATATTTCCTGCCCGATTCTCATGTCTTTCCAGACCCCGCAGATGTTCCTGCAATGACAGCACTGCTTCGCAAAATGGAGAAGGAGGAGCGCCCCGTCGAATTTCAGTGGCCTTCCGACGTTCCTTCGGGTATAGACCCATTCATTTCAATTATTGAATCAATGGTTTCGAAATAA
- a CDS encoding phosphatase PAP2 family protein, with amino-acid sequence MIFQTPALDHTLLVLINQKLRALPLDIFMPIISSQSVLFGVGALLLLLTWYFKGRRQALLFLILVLGLGVTDATSNHIKKSVKRVRPLNAIPLTHFQEDGEWRQRPADFVQTKEAGSSYPSAHSANTMCLAILTMFLWPGLKKWPLLLPLVVGYSRVYLGKHYPTDVLAGWLYGVVTGVAVWLLWRYGLSRLMRCDR; translated from the coding sequence ATGATTTTCCAGACACCGGCTCTCGACCACACTTTGTTGGTTCTCATCAATCAGAAACTGCGTGCGCTGCCGCTTGATATATTCATGCCCATCATTTCGTCACAGAGTGTTCTGTTCGGCGTCGGGGCATTGCTCCTCTTGTTGACCTGGTACTTCAAGGGAAGACGTCAGGCTTTACTCTTTCTCATCCTGGTGCTGGGACTCGGCGTAACCGATGCCACCAGCAATCACATCAAGAAAAGCGTCAAGCGCGTCCGCCCTCTCAACGCAATCCCCCTGACCCATTTTCAGGAAGACGGCGAATGGCGTCAGCGGCCTGCAGACTTTGTACAGACCAAGGAAGCGGGATCATCCTATCCTTCCGCTCACAGCGCCAATACCATGTGCCTGGCTATTCTTACCATGTTCCTGTGGCCGGGCCTGAAAAAGTGGCCGCTTCTGTTGCCGCTTGTGGTCGGCTACTCTCGTGTGTATCTCGGCAAACACTATCCAACGGATGTGCTGGCCGGCTGGCTTTATGGCGTTGTCACAGGCGTCGCGGTCTGGCTGCTGTGGCGTTACGGACTGAGCCGACTCATGCGGTGTGACCGCTAA
- a CDS encoding TVP38/TMEM64 family protein, whose protein sequence is MNDRDNKLGMRAVAKGLVMLAGLGLAVYLARMFGIGDMLKNTQWFNDHVLGEGPLSVFIFLGVGALFTAVGLPRQLVGFLGGFAFGIVWGTVLSTLGSGLGCALASCYARWGGRELVARKLGHRIQRLDGFLRYRPFRTALAIRFFPLGSNALTNLAAGISSIPLVPFILGSTIGYTPQNFIFALFGAGMKKESTVGVALSVSMGIVLFAVSIWIGIAVYRSYRKEAREAGLVIEDDD, encoded by the coding sequence ATGAATGATAGAGATAACAAGCTTGGCATGCGGGCCGTTGCCAAGGGACTGGTCATGCTGGCCGGTCTCGGCCTTGCCGTATACCTTGCACGGATGTTCGGCATTGGGGATATGCTCAAGAATACCCAATGGTTCAACGACCATGTCCTTGGCGAAGGTCCGCTGTCAGTGTTTATTTTTCTGGGCGTCGGTGCGCTGTTTACCGCAGTCGGGCTGCCTCGTCAGCTTGTTGGCTTTCTCGGTGGTTTCGCTTTTGGCATCGTGTGGGGAACGGTCCTGTCAACTCTTGGGTCTGGCTTGGGATGCGCGTTGGCATCCTGCTATGCCCGCTGGGGCGGTCGCGAACTCGTAGCCCGAAAGCTCGGTCACAGGATTCAACGCCTTGACGGATTTCTTCGGTATCGCCCGTTCAGGACCGCGCTGGCTATTCGATTTTTCCCACTGGGGAGCAATGCGTTGACCAACCTTGCAGCCGGGATCAGCTCCATTCCACTCGTCCCGTTCATCCTCGGTTCCACCATTGGATATACGCCTCAGAACTTCATTTTCGCCTTGTTTGGCGCAGGCATGAAAAAAGAATCCACCGTGGGAGTGGCTCTTTCGGTCAGTATGGGCATCGTTCTATTTGCCGTTTCAATATGGATCGGAATCGCTGTTTATCGTAGCTACAGAAAAGAAGCCCGCGAGGCGGGCTTGGTTATCGAGGACGATGATTAG
- a CDS encoding glycosyltransferase family 2 protein, with protein sequence MNKKEKFSVVLPVFNEQDNLEELFSQVKKAADSTGREWEAVFVDDCSTDGSLPIIRSLAGSHDEVRYVAFAENRGQSAAFCAGFDAAQSGIVVTMDADLQNDPADIPKMLDMLGDDCDMVIGWRAKRKDTFIKRVSSKLANSIRDAIVDDGVHDTGCSLKVMRTEMLLKLPRFKNMHRYFPILMLKIGAQIKEVKVNHRERSAGVSKYGTLDRALAGIYDLIGVRWLIDRHIDYAVKEKK encoded by the coding sequence ATGAATAAGAAAGAAAAATTTTCCGTGGTGCTGCCGGTTTTCAATGAGCAGGACAACCTTGAGGAGCTCTTCTCTCAGGTCAAGAAAGCCGCAGATTCCACTGGCAGGGAATGGGAAGCCGTATTCGTGGATGATTGTTCCACCGACGGCAGCCTTCCTATTATACGTAGTCTGGCTGGATCGCATGATGAAGTGCGATATGTTGCTTTTGCCGAGAACCGGGGGCAGTCCGCCGCCTTTTGCGCAGGGTTCGACGCTGCCCAGAGCGGCATTGTCGTAACCATGGATGCGGATCTGCAAAACGATCCGGCTGATATTCCGAAGATGCTGGATATGCTCGGTGATGACTGTGACATGGTCATCGGCTGGCGTGCCAAGCGCAAGGATACGTTTATCAAGCGTGTTTCATCCAAGCTGGCCAATTCCATCCGCGATGCCATCGTCGATGACGGTGTCCATGATACCGGGTGTTCACTCAAGGTCATGCGCACGGAAATGTTGCTGAAATTGCCACGATTTAAAAACATGCACCGCTATTTCCCTATTCTGATGCTCAAGATCGGAGCACAGATCAAGGAAGTGAAGGTCAACCACCGTGAGAGATCCGCAGGTGTTTCCAAATACGGTACGCTTGATCGTGCTCTCGCTGGCATATATGACCTTATAGGTGTGCGTTGGCTCATCGATCGGCACATTGATTATGCCGTGAAAGAGAAAAAATAG
- a CDS encoding IS1595 family transposase, translating into MRKSRLSKDKQLRLIEHFVAGTTARCAADLVGVNVKTAAYYFHRLREIIAVEESCEGMDFGEFEVDESYFGGKRKGKRGRGAAGKVPVFGILKRGGKVYTQVIPDAKGKTLLPIIQERIQPDSVVYSDCWYGYNVLDVSAFKHFRINHSKLFADSHNHINGIENFWNQAKRHMRKFNGIPTKHFSLFLKECEWRFNNSNPRSQFKQLKQWVRRHMG; encoded by the coding sequence ATGCGAAAAAGTCGTTTGAGCAAGGACAAGCAGCTTCGTTTAATCGAACATTTTGTGGCTGGCACGACAGCTCGTTGCGCTGCCGATCTGGTTGGTGTGAACGTCAAAACAGCCGCCTATTACTTTCACCGGCTCCGGGAAATCATAGCGGTAGAAGAGTCCTGTGAAGGGATGGATTTTGGCGAATTTGAGGTCGATGAGAGCTACTTCGGTGGCAAGCGAAAGGGCAAAAGAGGACGTGGGGCGGCTGGTAAGGTTCCTGTTTTTGGAATCCTTAAAAGGGGCGGGAAGGTCTATACACAGGTGATTCCTGATGCGAAAGGTAAAACCTTGCTTCCCATTATTCAGGAAAGAATCCAGCCAGACAGTGTGGTTTACTCGGACTGCTGGTATGGCTACAATGTCCTTGATGTGTCAGCGTTCAAACACTTCCGAATCAACCACTCGAAGCTGTTTGCAGATAGCCACAACCACATCAATGGAATCGAGAATTTTTGGAACCAGGCCAAACGCCATATGAGGAAATTCAACGGCATTCCAACCAAGCATTTTTCTCTGTTTTTAAAGGAATGCGAGTGGCGTTTTAATAACAGCAATCCGCGAAGCCAGTTTAAACAACTGAAACAGTGGGTTAGAAGACATATGGGCTAG
- a CDS encoding IS5 family transposase: protein MLLFLHPKEEGMAIRQKGPRLGDYFLGHRRTKTTFLDEINELIDWQPINAFLCKKIRRKANAVGNPAYPPLAMFKILLLQRWYNLSDPGVEQALLDRLSFVRFTGFSIEDDVPDETTICRFRNGLIRLKVLDSLLDMLNRQLEGQGLLVREGAVVDASVVESQRRPRKVIDVMPEDRSEDAEEQDGPVDCRVSYSDDEEAAWLRKRNRAYYGYKLHAATDSRDGFLLCGHITPANHSDTGEFERLVNGVGLDPGARVYADKGYCSGKNRDILFDRDLEDGTMDKTPRGGRLTDFEKTRNRDISSIRQIVERAFGTLKRGYAFFRSRYVGREKVEGEFHILAMAFNLKKAVRLARA, encoded by the coding sequence ATGCTATTATTTCTCCATCCAAAGGAGGAAGGCATGGCTATTCGGCAGAAAGGACCTCGGTTGGGTGATTACTTCCTGGGGCACCGCAGAACCAAGACCACATTTCTGGATGAGATCAACGAACTCATCGACTGGCAGCCCATCAACGCCTTTCTGTGCAAGAAGATCAGGCGCAAGGCCAACGCCGTGGGCAATCCCGCCTATCCGCCTCTGGCGATGTTCAAGATTCTGCTCTTGCAGCGTTGGTACAACCTGAGTGATCCGGGCGTGGAGCAGGCGCTGCTCGACCGGCTCTCCTTTGTCAGATTTACCGGTTTTTCCATCGAGGACGACGTGCCGGACGAGACCACCATATGCCGTTTCCGTAACGGTTTGATCCGCCTGAAGGTGCTGGACTCCTTGCTCGACATGCTTAACCGCCAGCTTGAAGGACAAGGGCTTCTTGTCCGTGAGGGAGCCGTGGTGGACGCCTCGGTAGTCGAGTCGCAGCGGCGGCCGCGCAAGGTTATCGACGTGATGCCTGAGGACCGTTCCGAGGACGCCGAAGAACAGGATGGGCCGGTGGACTGCCGGGTCAGCTATTCGGATGACGAGGAGGCGGCCTGGCTCCGCAAGAGAAATCGGGCCTATTACGGCTACAAGCTCCATGCCGCGACGGACAGTCGAGACGGGTTTCTGCTCTGTGGTCACATCACTCCCGCGAACCATTCGGACACGGGCGAATTCGAGCGGCTCGTGAATGGCGTCGGCCTTGATCCCGGCGCACGGGTTTATGCGGACAAGGGCTATTGCAGCGGGAAGAACCGGGACATTCTGTTTGATCGCGATTTGGAGGACGGAACCATGGACAAGACGCCTCGTGGCGGCAGGCTGACAGACTTCGAAAAGACCCGCAACCGTGACATCAGCAGCATTCGGCAAATAGTCGAGCGGGCCTTCGGCACACTCAAACGTGGCTACGCATTCTTTCGGTCCCGATACGTGGGTCGTGAGAAGGTGGAGGGAGAGTTCCACATCCTCGCCATGGCGTTCAATTTGAAAAAAGCTGTTCGACTGGCGCGAGCCTGA
- a CDS encoding IS3 family transposase (programmed frameshift), whose protein sequence is MSKTRKRFSAEFKARVALDALSGEHTLSELASKYGVHPNQVSQWKKQAKEGIVASFSGKAVGRQDNGAQIKELHAKIGQLTVEKDFLQQAFQNLSCERRREVVDKTHPELSIRRQCRILKLYRSTYYYEPIGESPANLALMRRIDELFMELPFFGSRQMRNTLRDEGQRVGRERVRRLMRKMGLMAIYQKPKTSHPHPQHKTYPYLLRHKAITKPNQVWCADITYIPMTRGFLYLVAVMDWHSRAVLSWRLSNTMDADFCVSALEEALNRYGVPEIFNTDQGSQFTSYEFTRTLREAGIRISMDGRGRWMDNVMIERLWRSLKYECAYLREMGTGSELRQALAWWFDFYNNRRPHFAFDGKKPMEIYQNRSRPEGVPPLAWNERAA, encoded by the exons ATGTCCAAGACGAGAAAACGTTTCAGCGCGGAATTCAAAGCCCGAGTCGCCCTGGATGCCCTGTCCGGGGAACACACCCTGTCGGAACTCGCCAGCAAGTACGGCGTACACCCCAATCAGGTTTCCCAGTGGAAGAAGCAGGCCAAGGAAGGGATCGTGGCGTCCTTTTCAGGCAAGGCCGTCGGCCGTCAGGATAACGGGGCCCAGATCAAGGAGCTTCACGCCAAGATTGGCCAGCTCACGGTGGAGAAGGATTTTTTGCAACAAGCCTTC CAAAATTTGAGCTGTGAGCGAAGGCGAGAGGTGGTCGACAAGACTCACCCCGAGCTCAGTATCCGGCGGCAATGCCGAATTCTCAAGCTGTACCGATCGACGTACTACTACGAACCGATCGGCGAATCTCCGGCCAACCTGGCCCTTATGCGCCGAATCGATGAGTTGTTTATGGAGCTGCCGTTTTTCGGTTCCAGACAGATGCGTAATACCCTACGAGACGAAGGGCAAAGGGTCGGTCGTGAACGGGTACGACGTCTGATGCGTAAAATGGGCCTGATGGCGATTTACCAAAAGCCAAAGACAAGCCATCCGCATCCGCAACATAAGACGTATCCGTATTTGCTGCGGCACAAGGCGATTACGAAGCCCAATCAGGTTTGGTGTGCCGACATCACGTATATCCCCATGACACGCGGCTTCTTATACCTTGTGGCGGTCATGGACTGGCACAGTCGGGCCGTCCTGTCGTGGAGGCTCTCAAACACGATGGATGCTGATTTCTGCGTGTCTGCCTTGGAAGAAGCCCTGAATCGTTATGGGGTGCCGGAAATCTTCAACACCGACCAGGGATCACAGTTCACCAGCTACGAGTTCACACGGACGCTCAGAGAGGCTGGAATTCGTATCTCCATGGACGGTCGAGGCCGATGGATGGATAATGTGATGATCGAGCGTCTGTGGCGTTCGTTGAAATATGAATGTGCTTACCTGCGTGAGATGGGAACCGGAAGCGAACTGCGGCAAGCCTTGGCTTGGTGGTTCGATTTCTACAACAATCGACGTCCGCATTTTGCTTTTGACGGCAAGAAGCCGATGGAGATATATCAGAACCGTTCCAGGCCAGAGGGGGTACCCCCTCTGGCCTGGAACGAAAGAGCGGCGTAG
- a CDS encoding DUF1998 domain-containing protein, translating to MSLDVNESELDLGIQPIPDFSTPFAPPTARIFISDSLENGAGYSTFLGDPNRFEELLRFVLGQARPSWTRSTPPDSFHSPLVTPPHSHDCVSSCHRCLREFGNMAYHPILDWRLGLDMARLALDPGAHIDLTESYWFDLVARIAPPYFGGLSLQARTFDTLSGGVDAFNNEAFILIHPLWDTDAANFRPEVAAAVADAQGQGFRVTLRSVFHAVRFPYE from the coding sequence GTGAGTCTTGACGTAAACGAGTCGGAACTCGACCTCGGCATCCAACCCATTCCCGATTTTTCTACGCCGTTCGCGCCTCCAACCGCCAGAATTTTCATCTCCGACAGCCTGGAGAACGGAGCCGGATACAGCACGTTCCTCGGAGATCCTAACCGCTTCGAAGAACTCCTTCGGTTTGTGCTGGGGCAGGCGCGTCCGTCCTGGACCCGGAGCACCCCGCCCGATTCATTCCATAGCCCGCTTGTTACGCCGCCGCACAGCCACGACTGCGTCAGCTCCTGCCACCGGTGCCTTCGGGAATTCGGGAATATGGCCTACCATCCCATACTCGACTGGAGGCTGGGGCTTGATATGGCACGGCTGGCTCTCGACCCCGGCGCCCACATCGACCTAACCGAGAGCTACTGGTTCGATCTGGTCGCCCGCATTGCCCCACCTTATTTCGGGGGCCTCAGCCTGCAGGCAAGGACATTCGACACGCTGTCAGGAGGGGTCGACGCCTTCAACAACGAAGCATTCATTCTGATCCATCCCCTCTGGGACACGGATGCGGCCAACTTCCGCCCGGAGGTGGCTGCCGCTGTTGCAGACGCACAAGGCCAAGGGTTCAGAGTGACGCTGCGCTCTGTGTTTCATGCCGTCCGCTTCCCGTATGAATAA
- a CDS encoding PD-(D/E)XK nuclease family protein: MFAPEPPDLVQLARITPSIYEAGLTCLAKAAWYALGGHGVLPDNPAAILGTSFHEVVAAAHRGTLMAANHSDRTPARQLFDETVRTLHKKAHPLVKLKFPIPERLPYYNLHRERTSIIAAHIAVSRLSTGSPVETLRASTSPVRTESRLCSKDGLIVGRADHIDGKSESVVDYKSGYVVGADADAVSDSEARQLRLYAYLAGENGIYVSKGIVVRGSGQRCELPISPAEAEAEANSARTQLQTINAAVNNGAVFSDLASPSPQSCKSCVCIPFCTSFWASVKPEWSPGCGSHVEGNVIDAESRLIQGVSLTTLSLAVRSGTIAGQNASVEQIPSDWMKIEDDLPCSGDVVRVVHGRELEMNGNTAVVRIDKAMTAVWRLRVDTSRGDE; this comes from the coding sequence ATGTTTGCTCCAGAGCCTCCAGACCTAGTTCAACTCGCCCGCATAACACCGAGCATTTACGAAGCCGGCCTTACTTGTCTGGCCAAGGCTGCATGGTACGCTCTTGGCGGGCACGGGGTGCTTCCCGACAATCCTGCGGCGATTCTCGGGACATCCTTTCATGAAGTTGTCGCAGCAGCGCACCGCGGTACGTTGATGGCAGCAAACCACTCCGACCGCACTCCTGCAAGACAACTCTTTGATGAGACAGTCCGAACATTACACAAAAAAGCCCATCCGCTTGTTAAACTGAAGTTCCCCATACCTGAACGCCTGCCATATTATAATCTCCATCGTGAACGGACTTCAATCATTGCAGCGCATATAGCCGTTTCTCGGTTGTCAACCGGATCACCCGTTGAAACGTTAAGGGCATCGACCTCGCCAGTGCGGACCGAATCACGGTTGTGCTCTAAGGATGGATTAATCGTTGGTCGCGCCGATCATATCGACGGCAAATCGGAAAGCGTCGTTGACTATAAATCAGGATATGTAGTTGGAGCAGATGCCGATGCCGTTTCTGATTCAGAAGCTCGTCAGCTTCGCCTGTATGCTTATCTCGCCGGTGAAAATGGCATTTATGTATCCAAAGGGATTGTCGTTCGCGGTAGCGGTCAGCGTTGTGAACTTCCAATCTCGCCGGCGGAAGCCGAAGCAGAAGCAAACAGCGCCAGAACGCAACTTCAAACCATTAATGCCGCGGTCAATAATGGAGCCGTCTTCAGCGATCTTGCTTCGCCTTCACCCCAGAGCTGCAAGTCATGCGTATGCATCCCATTCTGCACCTCGTTCTGGGCTTCAGTGAAGCCTGAATGGTCCCCTGGCTGCGGTTCACATGTTGAAGGCAATGTAATAGATGCAGAGAGTCGACTGATTCAGGGCGTCTCGCTCACGACATTAAGTCTCGCGGTACGCTCTGGCACTATAGCTGGGCAAAATGCATCTGTTGAGCAGATACCAAGTGATTGGATGAAGATAGAGGACGATCTGCCATGTTCTGGGGATGTCGTTCGGGTTGTTCACGGTCGGGAACTAGAGATGAATGGAAACACGGCTGTGGTTCGAATCGACAAAGCAATGACTGCTGTCTGGCGTCTGCGTGTAGACACCAGCCGCGGTGATGAATAA
- a CDS encoding very short patch repair endonuclease, with the protein MVDNLTPKQRSYTMSRIRSKDTTPELKIRRLSHARGLRFRKHKDGLAGRPDLVFSSARVAVFVDGDFWHGWRFPQWKDKLGKYWRQKIEGNRRRDQRNFKKLRREGWLVLRIWEHEVKKNAEACVDRIEAAVRARASESARDRQ; encoded by the coding sequence ATGGTAGACAACCTCACGCCGAAGCAACGGAGCTACACGATGTCGCGAATCCGGAGTAAAGATACAACTCCGGAGTTGAAGATTCGCAGGCTTTCACATGCACGGGGTCTGCGGTTTCGGAAACATAAGGATGGACTTGCTGGACGACCAGACTTGGTATTTTCAAGCGCAAGAGTTGCAGTGTTCGTTGATGGCGATTTTTGGCATGGCTGGCGGTTCCCCCAATGGAAGGATAAACTCGGCAAATATTGGAGGCAGAAGATAGAAGGAAACCGCCGCAGGGATCAGCGGAATTTCAAGAAGCTGCGAAGAGAGGGCTGGCTTGTCCTCCGTATTTGGGAGCATGAAGTAAAGAAAAATGCTGAGGCTTGTGTGGACCGCATTGAGGCGGCTGTCCGAGCCAGGGCGAGCGAATCAGCAAGAGACAGGCAATGA
- a CDS encoding diheme cytochrome c, translating into MNILRNRIMWWVSLLLLLVVFAPEISADDDNKGHQRRERKRGENNHSIDSHLKPVSNATYAEQCGACHFAYQPELLPAGSWKQILDGTDDHFGEAVDLDEGARLEISGYLASNAADKSSAKLAKKIMSCLGGMTPLRITDIPCIRKEHHEITPQTVQRKSVGSLSNCIACHRTGENGVYDDENVSIPK; encoded by the coding sequence ATGAATATTTTACGCAACAGAATCATGTGGTGGGTATCGCTGTTATTGCTTTTGGTTGTCTTTGCACCGGAAATTAGTGCAGATGATGACAATAAAGGACATCAACGGCGCGAACGCAAACGCGGTGAAAACAATCATAGTATAGACAGCCACTTGAAACCGGTCAGCAACGCCACTTATGCTGAGCAATGCGGTGCCTGCCATTTTGCCTATCAACCGGAATTATTGCCAGCCGGTTCGTGGAAACAAATTCTTGACGGCACCGATGATCATTTCGGAGAGGCGGTAGACCTCGATGAGGGCGCAAGGCTTGAAATTAGTGGTTATCTGGCATCAAATGCCGCAGACAAATCATCTGCCAAACTGGCCAAAAAAATAATGAGTTGCCTGGGAGGTATGACACCGCTGCGAATCACTGACATTCCTTGTATTCGCAAGGAGCATCATGAAATTACGCCGCAGACAGTCCAAAGAAAGTCTGTGGGTTCATTGTCGAATTGTATCGCCTGCCATCGAACTGGGGAAAATGGCGTTTATGATGATGAAAACGTCTCCATTCCCAAATAA